The Fusobacterium necrophorum subsp. necrophorum genome has a window encoding:
- a CDS encoding Mov34/MPN/PAD-1 family protein — MKMEKAKIVKIPRFIYNRMLEHCYRKLEKRYYDYELQEQKAYGLLSGEVLDDESVLIKNIYPLYKNGRYEDKERMDKKMKEFAIPSETPLEKRGWVVDNKEMGVILSDCIKEDTEIVGAYHMHRVSWTTDILRDTPTTLDTELAKDSETIAVIISMVNPQKPIVRFFYEGLPDRELECNILEDR; from the coding sequence ATGAAAATGGAAAAAGCTAAGATCGTAAAAATACCTAGATTCATTTACAACAGAATGCTTGAACATTGTTACAGAAAGTTAGAAAAGAGATATTATGATTATGAATTACAGGAACAGAAAGCGTATGGACTTTTATCGGGGGAAGTTTTAGATGACGAAAGTGTCTTAATCAAAAATATATACCCTCTTTATAAAAATGGGAGATATGAGGATAAAGAAAGAATGGATAAAAAAATGAAAGAATTCGCAATTCCTTCTGAAACACCATTAGAAAAGAGAGGATGGGTTGTTGATAATAAAGAAATGGGAGTCATATTGAGTGATTGTATAAAAGAGGATACAGAAATTGTAGGTGCGTATCACATGCATAGAGTCTCTTGGACAACAGATATTTTGAGAGATACTCCGACCACCTTGGATACGGAACTTGCAAAAGATTCAGAAACAATAGCAGTTATCATCTCTATGGTTAATCCTCAAAAACCCATTGTAAGATTTTTTTATGAAGGGCTGCCTGACAGAGAATTGGAATGCAATATTTTAGAAGATAGGTGA
- a CDS encoding HesA/MoeB/ThiF family protein, with product MLNEDFFSRYSRHFLLHNVGIDGQKKLLETKVLIIGVGGLGSPAALYLSAAGIGTIGLVEFDTVDISNLQRQVLYDSTSLEEKKSFIAKEKLLRLNPTIHIVAYDIPLDKDNAEEIIGEYDYVVDATDNFYVRYLISDTCEKLEKPYVYGSVFEFEGQVSVFCTKEGFTYRDLFPKESSELKELGILDKGILGTTPGVIGCIQATEVIKLILNIGESLIGKLLIYDALEMDFQKVSLKKKKLNKIEEVKKPLISEVKVESVHFYELEELTKEQKDEFLILNIDNTEFLGKEIHIERLDVLVSELGKNISKLLEYKNKVILVASSSGNLSLLIVKGLLEKGFKAKRLIF from the coding sequence ATGCTAAATGAAGATTTTTTTTCTAGGTATTCCAGACATTTTTTGCTACACAATGTTGGGATTGATGGGCAAAAAAAGTTATTAGAAACAAAAGTATTGATTATTGGAGTTGGAGGTCTTGGGAGTCCGGCAGCCTTATATTTATCTGCTGCCGGCATTGGAACAATTGGATTGGTAGAATTTGATACTGTTGATATTAGTAATTTACAAAGACAAGTACTATATGACAGTACTTCTTTAGAGGAAAAGAAATCTTTCATAGCGAAAGAAAAACTATTAAGATTGAATCCTACCATCCATATAGTAGCATATGATATTCCTCTAGATAAAGACAATGCAGAAGAGATCATAGGAGAATATGACTATGTGGTAGATGCAACAGATAATTTTTATGTTCGCTATTTAATCAGCGACACATGTGAGAAATTAGAAAAACCATATGTATATGGAAGTGTATTTGAATTTGAAGGGCAAGTTTCCGTATTCTGCACCAAAGAAGGCTTTACATACCGAGATTTATTTCCAAAGGAAAGCTCAGAGCTAAAAGAGTTAGGGATACTTGATAAGGGAATATTAGGAACAACGCCAGGTGTTATAGGATGTATTCAAGCAACGGAGGTTATAAAACTGATCTTAAATATTGGAGAGAGTTTAATAGGAAAACTTCTTATTTATGATGCACTTGAAATGGATTTTCAAAAAGTGAGTTTAAAGAAAAAGAAACTAAATAAAATTGAGGAAGTAAAAAAGCCTTTAATATCTGAAGTAAAAGTTGAAAGCGTCCATTTTTATGAATTGGAAGAGCTAACGAAAGAGCAAAAAGATGAATTTCTAATATTAAATATAGATAATACTGAATTTTTAGGAAAAGAAATTCATATTGAACGTTTAGACGTTTTAGTAAGCGAATTAGGAAAAAATATATCTAAATTATTGGAGTATAAAAATAAGGTTATTTTAGTAGCCTCCTCTTCGGGGAACTTATCATTATTAATTGTAAAAGGACTTTTGGAAAAAGGATTTAAGGCAAAACGACTAATTTTTTAA
- a CDS encoding PTS transporter subunit EIIC, which translates to MKNTFSFLQRVGRAFMLPIAVLPMAGILLGVGGAFTSNAIVETYGLTFLAPGTMMNHILTLFLQAGLFVFANLSVIFAVGVAIGLANKNKETAALSALLGFLLFHTVIGTVLGFLGQTAENTTVQSLIEAGFTYEAAVGKAALYTKELGIFTLQTGVLGGIICGALAAFITNRFSEKTLPDYLAFFSGNRFVPVLTMIFFIPLGVVVPFIWPSIFAGVVRAGEAFTAMGPFGTFLYGLTGSLLNVFGLHHAVYPLFWYTELGGTMEVAGKLIAGGQKIFFAQLADPSTIHYSANATRTMTGGFLPMMFGLPAAALAMYHCADMENRTKIKGILISAALTSFLTGITEPIEFTFLFVAPPLYLLHALLEGLSYGLMHFLNVAVGITFSRGIIDFTFFGLLQGMAKTSYQWILILAPFYAGIYYFLFKFMIEKFDYPTPGRKEADTKLYTRKEYTAKENEEALIDKIVNALGGAENIEGIDACITRLRVTVRDEKKVAEDSVWKNLQAQGVLRAGKGIQIIYGTQAETYKNKIIQKYSL; encoded by the coding sequence ATGAAGAACACATTTTCATTTTTACAAAGGGTTGGAAGAGCATTTATGTTACCTATTGCAGTGTTGCCTATGGCAGGGATACTCTTGGGAGTAGGAGGAGCTTTCACCAGCAATGCAATCGTGGAAACCTATGGTTTAACTTTTCTGGCTCCCGGAACGATGATGAATCACATTTTAACTTTATTTTTACAGGCCGGACTTTTTGTCTTTGCAAATTTATCCGTGATTTTTGCTGTCGGAGTTGCGATAGGGCTTGCCAATAAAAATAAAGAAACAGCTGCCTTATCCGCTTTGCTCGGATTTCTTCTTTTTCATACGGTTATAGGAACTGTTTTGGGATTTCTGGGTCAAACAGCGGAGAATACAACGGTACAATCCCTGATAGAAGCAGGTTTTACTTATGAAGCGGCGGTCGGAAAAGCGGCACTGTATACGAAAGAACTTGGAATTTTTACTCTGCAAACAGGAGTTTTGGGTGGAATCATCTGTGGAGCTTTGGCAGCATTTATTACCAATCGTTTTTCTGAAAAAACTCTGCCGGACTATCTTGCTTTTTTTAGCGGAAATCGTTTTGTACCTGTTTTAACCATGATATTTTTTATTCCATTAGGAGTCGTTGTCCCTTTTATTTGGCCGAGTATTTTCGCCGGAGTGGTGAGGGCGGGAGAAGCCTTCACGGCTATGGGTCCTTTCGGAACTTTTCTATATGGTTTGACAGGAAGTCTTTTAAATGTTTTCGGACTACATCATGCTGTGTATCCTCTATTCTGGTATACAGAACTTGGTGGAACGATGGAAGTGGCAGGAAAATTAATAGCAGGAGGTCAGAAGATATTTTTTGCTCAACTGGCAGATCCAAGTACAATCCACTATTCCGCCAATGCAACGAGAACCATGACAGGAGGTTTTCTTCCTATGATGTTTGGACTTCCGGCAGCAGCTCTTGCCATGTATCATTGTGCCGATATGGAGAATCGAACAAAAATTAAGGGAATTTTGATTTCAGCAGCTTTGACCTCTTTTTTAACAGGAATTACGGAACCCATTGAGTTTACCTTTCTATTTGTTGCTCCTCCATTGTATTTGCTTCATGCTTTATTAGAGGGTCTTTCTTATGGATTGATGCATTTTTTGAATGTAGCGGTAGGAATTACTTTTTCTCGTGGAATTATTGATTTTACTTTTTTCGGTTTGTTACAAGGAATGGCGAAAACATCCTATCAATGGATTTTAATACTGGCTCCGTTTTATGCAGGAATCTATTATTTTCTGTTTAAGTTTATGATAGAAAAATTCGATTATCCGACACCGGGTAGAAAAGAAGCGGATACAAAGCTTTATACCAGAAAAGAGTATACTGCCAAAGAAAATGAAGAAGCATTGATTGATAAGATTGTCAATGCTTTAGGAGGAGCGGAAAATATAGAAGGAATCGATGCTTGTATTACAAGACTTCGTGTGACGGTAAGAGATGAGAAAAAAGTGGCGGAGGACAGTGTCTGGAAAAATTTACAAGCACAGGGAGTTCTTCGAGCCGGAAAGGGAATTCAAATTATTTATGGAACACAAGCAGAGACTTATAAAAACAAGATTATTCAAAAGTATTCTTTATAA
- a CDS encoding DMT family transporter has product MKKIFLIVIFFLAMIRGSAYIATKDIISYYSPLEIIFFRFFTTGLILSIFFWKKLKQIKVSETIFGFFAGISLFLAFGFQTYGLKFTSVSKQSFLTSLYIIMIPFIQFLFFKKKFQKIVYFSFVSILLGLFFISFQNFDSFEFTLNFGDFLTILCAFSFAANIVLFACINPKEHEILNITIVQMLVVGIISFFFQFLFEKTSIHFTLDYSLLYLIVVCTLINFTLQNLSQKYVPAHKIGLILSLESVFGTLFAIIFLGEMITLNFVIGIVFIMFGIISIQVLEK; this is encoded by the coding sequence ATGAAAAAAATTTTTTTAATCGTAATCTTTTTTCTGGCAATGATTCGAGGAAGTGCTTATATAGCCACGAAGGATATAATTTCTTATTATTCACCACTTGAAATAATATTTTTCAGGTTTTTTACAACAGGTCTCATTCTTTCAATCTTCTTTTGGAAAAAACTGAAACAAATCAAAGTATCCGAAACAATTTTCGGTTTTTTTGCAGGGATCAGTTTATTTTTAGCTTTCGGTTTTCAAACTTATGGATTAAAATTTACTAGCGTTTCAAAACAGTCATTTTTAACTTCTTTATATATTATTATGATTCCATTCATTCAATTCCTATTTTTTAAAAAGAAATTCCAAAAAATAGTATATTTTTCTTTTGTATCCATTCTCCTAGGATTGTTTTTTATTTCTTTTCAAAATTTTGACAGTTTTGAGTTTACACTAAATTTTGGAGATTTTCTTACCATTCTTTGTGCATTCAGCTTTGCTGCCAATATTGTGTTATTTGCTTGTATCAATCCAAAAGAGCACGAAATATTGAATATTACTATAGTACAAATGCTTGTAGTAGGAATAATAAGCTTTTTCTTTCAATTTCTTTTTGAGAAGACTTCGATTCATTTTACCTTAGACTATTCTTTACTATATTTGATTGTGGTCTGTACACTGATCAACTTTACACTACAAAATTTATCTCAAAAATATGTACCGGCACATAAAATAGGATTAATTTTATCTTTGGAATCAGTCTTTGGAACTTTATTCGCAATCATTTTCTTGGGGGAAATGATAACTTTAAATTTTGTTATAGGAATTGTGTTTATTATGTTTGGGATAATTTCCATTCAAGTATTGGAAAAATAA